GCCAATCTTATGATGCCTTTGGTGGTTTCCATGAGGTTTCTTGTAAGGATGTGCATGAATTCAAAAGACACATCATTGAGATTACAACAAAATTCAGTGAAGATAGATAGATCTCAACTCACCCTTATTGGTCGAGTTCTTTCTTAGTCAACTTGATGGTGTGATTCGAACGAATTCTAAATCAATGGGTATTCTCCTTTGAAGCATCTTCATTTAAATGTAAGACCAAACTGGAGCACTAATTCTTCGTGATCATGAAAACTCGATGGTTTTGGTGAAAAATATTGAACCTATGAGTTGGTGTTTCATGCAAGCATCATCATGAATGAGGCAGCAACCTATGAGTACTTTAATCTGAGTTGGGTGGGTCACATTAGAATGTATAAACAATAAAAAGGTTTGTCCCTTCTTAGACAGTGCCGACCGACAAATTTTAGGTTAGATATATATAGATAGAGTCTATTGAGAATAACAAATACTCTTCctctttattttctttaattatatttttaatattctcaAATCACTTTAGGATTGTGCCCAAAAGATGAATTATATCGATTAAATTTTTTTGAGGTGAAAATCTCAAATCGATTCTGCACATAGGGATAAGATTCCACTTTAAGATATCAGTTATATgattctgaatttttttttataaaccttTAAATCATTTAGTTTGTTATTTAAtactatttagtttcttaatcaaaataaatatatatacccTAATTTTTAACCCAAAATAAATTCATTTCTCCAATAACTTGTCCAAATAGTCCTCCACTATTCAATGGGAATCTTTTCCTTTTTGTACTCAAAAGACTTTGTTCATTTACTTTTTCCCACAGTTCAATTGTGTTCTTGTATGTATGATATAAATAGGTCTGAGGAAAAAATAATTAGACTATATCAGTCTAAGAGGAGCTAATCTTTGACTAATTTAAAGGGAATTTGATAAAGTAGAGTGTATAATAAGCTATTTTTTATGGATATCTAAAATTATTTTGTAGACTATTGAGCATTTATCATCCTGAAATCTAAAAACACTTCAACCACAGGGAGACAACCATACAAATTATAATCTTACAGTATAAAAATTTTCAAACGgtattaaataaattaatattcTCGGATGTGAATTTAATTTTGAACCAATAGCGAGCTTGGCTTTATGCTACGCAGAGGACTTGCTTGGGGGCCGGACAAATATACGTCTTTGATAAAATAAATATACAATATGAGGCCTTGATAGTTAAAAGGAAAGTTTGTCTTTTGCTTTAGATTTAGGTATTGTTTCGCTCTATGATGTCCTTATAAAATGAGCGAAACACTCCCTTGGCGTATTCGTCATATGGCATTGAACATTTAGTGCACTTTAACTATTGTTAGGGTTTTTAATGGTACCAAAAAAAACGTGAATTGGTATTATAAAATTCAATCGAAAAGAACACAGTATCTAAAATATGAATTTACCAAATATGAAGTAGGAGTAAGAGTTGAAAGTAAGTGAATGATCTGAGCAAAAgttaaaaacaaaagaaatgataCGAATCGATTTATAGTAATTCAGTCTTCTTAACTTCACTTTTGATTTCTTTTTCATCAAgactattgatttttactatcgaTATTACTTCAAACGAATAAAgatcaataattttttatatatatttttttttaacttaagaaAGAACCTTCacactcactcttttacaagtaactTCTCACATCCTATCATTTAGTATTACAACTAAACTCAAGAGGGATGAATCAAATATTGCTCAAAGCCAAATAGCTATAATACTTCGTAATCTTAAAAATGAATACTCTATCAACAAAGTctaagtgggatatttatagattttaaaaatctttaaatataaagttaaaattttaaattcttaaatttttaaaatacaaATGGAACTACCACTGACATCGGGTGATACTGTTGTCGTAACATTTGAAACTTAATTATAATACTAGACTTTAGTAGTTCTCCATTGTAAATTTTGAATTCATTGTTGTCCTAGGCGATATTACCATTGCCATATGAAGTACCATTGTCGAAAACTTTGATAAAGCACAGATGGTACTTGTCGAATAACTCAGGTAGTACTATTGCTTGGGTCTGACAATACCACTAACCCAAACTAGTTTAGggcactttttttatcttttaacgGGCCCAATTCAACCCAACTTCAAGCCCAATAGATTTCATGATAAGTTAACTTTGTTTCAGCCCAATATCAACTTAAATTAACCTAAAATGACTTTGATCAAGACCTTAACAAATCAACCACCTATCTGACTTATCTTCAAAGCTTTTGCATATTGTCCACTCTTTTaacatattatctaatctattgACACTTTGTTCAAACCTTCGACATATTATCTTATCCtttggtatatcatcaaatccttTCAACTCGATATTTCTAATATAATTACTAATAAAATGAtgcttaatatcaatatgcttagtctgagtgttgaatatgattttttatcaaGCAAATTAtacttgtattatcatattttataagatatttttcaaGCAAAATCATAGTCTTCTAAAGTGTATTTCATCTAAATTATCTATGCACAACATACACTTATTGCGGTATATTCAGCCCATAAATAGTGTGAtagaattttaatttttagatgaTCAATAAACAAATATATGACTTAAGAATTGACTACTTTTAGGAGTATGTTTTCTATTATATTCTACATCCTATAAAGTTAGCATTAGTATAagtaatcaaatcaaaattatcaaatttgaatatcataataaaaaaaatgtgttccttctaagtatttaatttttttttacgatCTCAAAATAGGACTATTTGGGATTTGATTAAAATCTAGCATAAAGACCTAAAATGAACATAATATTAGGTCTGATAGCAGTAAGTTATAATAAACTTTCTATTATACCTCTATAAATCATTTGATTAAAATGTTCACCAATCATTATCAATGTCTTATTTTATGAATGTACTCATTAGTGCATTGATggccttagattttttttttttgttaaatatttttaAGTAGGTTATGAGTGTATTAGTTTgattgataaaaatatcattcttagattgtttaatttgtaagcctaagaaaaatattAGTTTACCTATTAGGCTTATTTAAAATTCTTAGCTTATACTTTTgataaatgattcatataaagttTTATTAGGATAACCaagaataatatcatcaatataaatttgaataataaaaaattattattaaaatatttaataaataatgtagtattgaTCTTACTTTTTGAAGAATTATTTTGATATAAGAAAAAGCTAAATCGCTCACACGAAGCTCTAGGGGTTCGTTTTAACGTGTTGAGAGtcttagataatttataaataagATTTAGATAAAGATTATTTTAAAATCCAAATGGTTATTCAACAAAAAATTCtttcaaaataaaaccattaaaaatatatttaacatcCATTTTAAATAGCTAAAATAaagataagtaagaaatattcttatggcttcaagtctaactacaacagcgaatgtttcttcataatctatacttttttttagttaaaatatttgatcaataatatagccttatttcGAACCATGAcaccttatttatttttattcttaaagaTGTATTTAGTACTAATTCCATAATGATCATATTGATTTAGCTCTTCATATAAGACCCATGAGCCATCTTTAATAGTATCATTAATACATTAAagctcaatttgagataaaaataatatttaaattaatatatttttaaagaaaaatgagttttaatatttttcaatatatctccaataattagctcATTTACTTTCATTTATTGGATAAATTTTCTTCAGAAGTAGATATATTCATATTACTTTAGGAAGTAAaatcattattcaaatttaatttttaaagttcaaaacaatcatcatcaaaattaattttcttaatttaaggagattcataaaaaataatataaatagattgttGAAGATCTTTTGTTAAAAAATTTATagactttagaaataaaagagtAGAAAAAATAAATACCTTTATAAGATTTAGTGTCAAATTATTTAAAAGTATTCttgtcattcaaaataaaatatttacaaccaaaacATAGTAAAAGAGTCTAAGATAAATAACACTTTATAAGGACCTTATAAATGACATAGTAAACTATGTTAACAGCTTCAGCCTAAACATAGTTGAGTAAGTTATATTTATTGAGTATAGTCCTAATTATCTCTTGTagcctctaattttttttcttaataattttattttattatagattTCTTGAAGTAGAGGAGTTATGGTTATACCCATTTAAATCAGAAAACTCTTAAAAATTATGGTGTTTAAAATTTTCACTATGATCACTATGAAtacataaaatcataaaaccttttttatttttttaacttatttataaattttaataaaatatttaaaataatcatttTTATGTATCATAAAATATGTCCAAATATATttactatagtcatcaataatcacatatgcatatttattaTCTCATAGACTTAtaatagaggtacttatttggtttTGTGTTTGAAGCTATTCTTtatatgttataaattttatatttaataaatttaattttagacaTCACTCTTACAAGTATTTTAGTTCTATTTTTTGAAGTCAATTTCATGCTAACATATTTTAGTCTTGTAtaccaaaatcatacatcattatTCAAGGCCAAAAAGCAAGTTACATCAAAAGTCATCGGGATCAATAGtgtaaacattattacttcttaaaacaatcaaagatctatttttatttgacatgtttataaaACAAATATGAGATTTAAATTTAACTTGATATCCTTTATCACAAAATTGGCTAATGCTTACTAAGTTATattatattttcaattaaaaGAATTAATTTGTTACCAATGTTTTTGAtgccaatgattttttttttttgttatctccGAAAATAACGTATCATTCATCTCAATTagtaagttttgagaagtttatagGATCTCCAGTTATATGTCTTGGGAATTCAcaatcaagatattatttttACTCCTAGCTCGGAAATATACCTACAAAAGAGAGGAGGCTGATTTAGATACTTATTTAACTTTAACTTCTTTAGGATTAGATTTATCTTTTTTGCCTTTTTAGTTTTATACTACTTATGATTTCCTTAGAAATTCATACTAATTTAAGATGACTATTTTTCTTAAGGGAGAATGGAGAATGAATAAAGATAATGATCAAATTTACCACGAGATGTGTGCCTTTGAGATAAGTAAGGTTGCTCCCTAACAAAATTAATCACACCATATTTGATTTGATTGGAATGAAACTCAATTGCTTCTCTTTTAAAAATTTAAACTTATTTAGTTAAGATCATATCAAATGATTTAATTCAAACCTCAAATTTAATTAGAGATTACTTTaagaatttatttttctttttaagttcaagaTGGAAGGATTTTTAGTTTTCACGTCAAAGGAATAAAAGATTTTGAGTTACATTTGTGATTAGTACTTTTTAATGTATCAAACTCATTACTAAGTaaagcatgattttttttcaatgaactatattttttaataatcttTCTAAATTCATTATATAGGTCATGAAATATCTCAAATAATTTTTCATACAATAAAGAAGTTTGTAAGGAATTAGTTACCTTATCGTCGAACACCATAACAGCATAATTTGTGACTTTTCAATGATTTGCTCTTTCACCTTTTTCCTATCTCCATTTGACCGTTCGTCTATTGATaagttttcttcttcttatttagGTACTTTACACATTATCTCATAGTTTGTTAATAACCTTAAGTTTTTCATGTGAAAGATTGCTTTCTCCAATTGTGGTGATCCTTGCATCTCAATTTTTTTGGAAGTCACCTAACGATCTTACTTGATAGATCATCAATAGATTCTTTTAGCATCATCATAAGATGCCCAAGTAAATTGATGCCTTCATATGTAGTTATCAaattatgccaaatatcaaaaatgtTTTCATATATAAGAATCTGATTAAACTCATGTCAATTGcacaatttaaattatttattactttagtattcaagtgaaataattaCCTTTCAGAATCTATCCATTCTTCGTAAGGTTTTGTCACTTCAAAATCATCTATGATTTTATAAGGTTTTCGAaaactatttttaataataaatcataaatcatgatggtatgcttgcaagaaaactctcattctaatTTTCTAATTTTCTAAGAAGTAAAATTCATCTCACTAAACATAGAAAGACATatgatagagtgactctcttAATTATACAAAAATACCATTATCTTTTTTGGATATTAATTCAAGTAAGACAATTGTTTGGATCTTAATGACACTAAGATGAGAGTAAATTAGAGTTATAAGTAAGTGAATGATTACGAGCAATTACGTAAGAGAAATAatataaatcgatttatagtacTTCAATCTTTCTGACCTGCAttcactctcgatttctcttctcTCGTGACCTCTCAAGGTTATTGGCTTTCACTACTAATCTTGCTTCTAAAAGATAAAAGATCAATAGCACTTTCTAATCTTATTTTCTTTTTGTAAGCTTAGAGGAAAACATTCACATTTACTCTTTTAGAAAAGATCTCTCACCTCATACCAACTAAACTTAGATGAAGAGAGTCAAACAATATTCAAAAGAAGagttataatatttcataaatttaggaATGAATGCTCCATCAAACAAATACGAGTAAAATATTTATAGGCCATAAAAGACTTCAAAAATaaagttaaaaatttaaatatcttacATTTTAGGATATAAATGGTATTAACACTAGATGGTACTACTATCGTAATATTTAAAACCTAGTTATAGTACTATCGTCATCGCCCTAAGCGATACTACCATCATCATAAATGGTACCATTATTGGAAACATTGATAAAACACAAACAATACTTATCGAATGAATCAAGTAATATTACCACCTCAACCTCAATCTAACATTACCTCTACCCTCGACTAGTTTAGGATACTTGTTTAGCCTTCTAACTAGCTCACTTtgatcaaattttaaattctatgaTTTAATGATATGTTGGCTCTGTTTTGACTCAATACatactcaaattgattcaaaataattttgatcaagATATTTGACTTAAACTCTCATTTGTTTAGAATAAATATGATGACATAGTGTACAAAATCAAATTGAAGGTCTCAAAATTTTAAAGATATTCTTTTTTCCACTTTTGGTAATTGTTTAGTTGACCTCGTAGGTTGAGTGGGATATACGATACCGACGTCAGTCCATGTCAATGTGTTCTCTTTTATGCTTAGAAGGTTTTATACTCATTCTTAGTATCAGTTTTGCAACACTAGTCGGACTGAGGTTAACAATCGAAATTTAAAAGCAATGTTAAATGGTAAACATATGATTCGGTCATAAGCTATCAACAATAGAAGTTTTTATCCCGACTGATAATTTTAAGATTTGTAGAGTGACGTTTCAAACCCTCAAGTGAATTAAGTATACTAACTTTAGTATCACTAGACTAATATTTTGGATATAAAATTGTAACATATAAAATTGAACTTTCCATCGAAGGTGAATCAGATACACTTATTAATATTATAATCATATTAGGATGATAAAATTTGTATAACGAATCGAAACACCACCAAACAAAtgctttaaatataaaattttattagataatattttttttgccaaaagagaaattatattaagatttcaaaacataTTTGTCTACTCTATCTCTGCTtgcatcctaatcctaattagtgGCTTGATTTACATTCTCGAAAATAATGTAAGATAATATAAGAAATTAGTTATAGTTGTTAAAtcctaaattttgatgataaaattaattaataaatttgataaatcaTATCCAATAGTTGTTGCTTAGTTATTAGTTGTTAAATCCCAAAAAGGAGGCTCTAAATAGTAAGTAAAGAAAAAGGATTTCCCATTTATATAAAGGGTAATCTGGACCAATAAAAAGTTAGAATCCACCGACCCCGTCGTCCCCGCAGAAGATAAACCCGTCCATCGGAAGATAACCCGAACCCTAAGAATCGAATCGAATCGATCGACCTATCTATCAATCATGGCGACGATTAGCCTTCGAAAGGCGAACACCCGACTCCCACCGGAGGTGAATCGGGTGCTGTATGTGCGCAATCTGCCTTTCAACATCTCGAGCGAGGAGATGTACGACATCTTCGGTAAGTACGGCGCCATCCGCCAGATCCGCATCGGCACCAATAAGGACACCCGCGGCACCGCCTTCGTCGTCTACGAGGACATCTACGACGCCAAGACCGCCGTCGACCACCTCTCCGGCTTCAACGTCGCCAACCGCTACCTCATCGTCCTCTACTACCAGCAAGCTAAGATGGCCAAAAAGGCCGaccagaagaagaaggaggacgaGATTACCCGGTTGCAGGAGAAGTACGGCATTTCCACCTCTAAAGACAAGTAATTATTGGAAAGGCTGTAACCTTTTTATATGTTTACTCTACTTGTGAAATCTGGGTTTCCGTCGTCGGTAACTGATTTAGGTATGTTGACCTGTTATGAACTCGACCGCTGAGCTATAAATTGTATGACTTATTGTAGTTTCActtgaaaaacaaaagaaaatggtACTTTAGTGTATATGATGATCAAGTTGGTTGTTAAATTATGCTAGATTGCTTGGTTTGGTTTTTGCGTGTTGAGATTTGGCTTTAGCTACCTTGAAATGGTCATGTTGTTTATGATCGTGGTTCTTGCATGCCTAAGCACTTTTAATTTATCATACGTCGTGCTTATTTTGAATTATCTTTGTGATTCAGTTTATTATGTTTCTATATTTTGATATCCTAATTGGTATGTCAAAGATTGTTGATTAAGTTAGTGAACGTGATTTAGGAGTCATCTTCTGTAGACTTGCATCTTTTAGTCGTAATTATAACACTTAATCTCAATGCTTATGTGGTCTTTTCTTGACATCCTTGGAAATATGTGTCCAATGTCATGTTTATTTATGGCGTGATTCAGTTATTTATTGAATTCTTGTAGGCTGTATGTCATGACAAACTTTTAGTAAGTAAGATCATGGATGGGGACTATTTCGTTATTACGAACAAGTTCTGAGATTGTTGTTTCCAACTAACTTGCACTAATTTGGCAGAGTTCTTATATCTTCACTTGCAtatatgtttaaactttaaacaatATGAAAGGGTACAATGTAAGACATTATCTGATGCAGCATGCTCtttgtcaaaagaaaaataaaaaggttgACACTGTCTTGTCAAGCTTGGTGGCAGGCCATATATTCAACAAATTGACCCTTTCCTTTTTGAATGGAACTGGAACTTGCAACACTATTTTGGTTTAGGGTATGAGACTTGAACAATAGGTCCACCAAATGATATGTTCCACAAAAATATTTCTGTTTTGGATTTGttagttttgattttttttttatctgtacAGTTTTGAAAAGGGGAACTTTTTGTTTTTACTTGGAAGCAACAACAGAATAAATCTGtaatatacaaaaaaaataatGGAAGCCAGTGAATACAAGTGCGATAGGTTTTCCTGCTGCCAAATAAATGTCAATTGAAACTATTAATTGGTTTTCTTTCGAGTCAGCTAATTGGTTTTAGATGCA
The DNA window shown above is from Musa acuminata AAA Group cultivar baxijiao chromosome BXJ2-4, Cavendish_Baxijiao_AAA, whole genome shotgun sequence and carries:
- the LOC135609075 gene encoding splicing factor 3B subunit 6-like protein, which translates into the protein MATISLRKANTRLPPEVNRVLYVRNLPFNISSEEMYDIFGKYGAIRQIRIGTNKDTRGTAFVVYEDIYDAKTAVDHLSGFNVANRYLIVLYYQQAKMAKKADQKKKEDEITRLQEKYGISTSKDK